In one Silene latifolia isolate original U9 population chromosome 10, ASM4854445v1, whole genome shotgun sequence genomic region, the following are encoded:
- the LOC141609513 gene encoding RING-H2 finger protein ATL16-like, whose translation MSLPPPPPSPSPSPPHGFHFPVLAIALIGIVTTAILLISYYIFVIKCCLNLHRSDVINRLFSRRRHHLSAAVTAAAASPTGLDAAVIRSIPVIKYRKSSAVGRRKNADDNENDNDNDNNKESEIECAVCLSEFQDGEKLRVIPNCCHGFHIDCIDIWLQTSDNCPLCRSAISATSMLYNADNIKNFNNDNFSGDEDDYLVIEIQGNNNLISNSNQLRVHEKSKRIKSNHVCSIGDELIDSMRKKDEEFEIQPIRRSISMDLSSNTEFCIDVQDYCRRSKNNNGEIIEVNEVNNSNSCSNNSKIRRSMFSFGYGSRSTRCSVQPVHQLDS comes from the coding sequence ATGTCACTACCTCCGCCACCGCCGTCACCGTCTCCGTCTCCGCCACACGGCTTTCACTTCCCCGTCCTCGCTATCGCGTTAATCGGAATCGTAACGACCGCTATCCTTTTAATCAGTTACTACATTTTCGTTATTAAATGTTGCTTAAACCTCCACCGGTCTGACGTCATCAATCGTCTCTTCTCCCGCCGTCGCCACCACCTCTCCGCCGCCGTTACCGCCGCCGCCGCTTCACCGACCGGCCTTGACGCCGCCGTCATTAGGTCAATTCCTGTGATTAAGTACCGAAAATCCTCCGCCGTCGGCCGCCGGAAAAACGCCGACGACAACGAGAACGATAACGACAACGACAATAACAAGGAGTCGGAAATCGAGTGCGCGGTTTGTTTAAGCGAGTTTCAAGACGGCGAAAAGCTTCGAGTAATACCGAACTGCTGCCATGGCTTCCACATAGATTGCATTGATATTTGGTTACAAACAAGCGATAACTGTCCGTTATGTCGATCCGCCATTTCCGCGACCTCAATGCTCTACAATGCCGACAATATCAAGAACTTTAATAATGATAATTTCAGCGGAGACGAAGACGATTATCTCGTCATTGAAATACAAGGAAACAACAATCTAATCTCGAACTCAAATCAATTACGAGTACATGAGAAATCGAAGCGTATAAAAAGTAATCATGTCTGTAGTATCGGAGATGAATTGATTGATAGTATGAGGAAAAAAGATGAAGAATTTGAAATTCAACCGATTCGAAGATCGATTTCAATGGATTTGTCAAGTAATACAGAGTTTTGTATTGATGTTCAAGATTATTGTAGAAGGAGTAAAAATAATAATGGTGAAATTATTGAGGTAAATGaagttaataatagtaatagttgtagtaataatagtaaaatTAGAAGATCTATGTTTTCATTTGGTTATGGTAGTAGAAGTACCAGGTGTTCTGTTCAACCTGTTCATCAATTAGATTcatga
- the LOC141608856 gene encoding WAT1-related protein At4g08300-like, whose protein sequence is MGGVLERFKPHILMGLVQVGYTILFLITGAAFKHGMNPHVYITYRQIICTLVMFPFAYVLERDVRPKLTAKMFGEIFLLALLGVGLALNLFFASLTYTSPTFVTAMLNSVASLTFVLALLLRLETVALRQPKGLAKVFGTLISLSGIMLMAFYKGSIIPNVSQPLVHIQPKAFIQQNWLKGSPITIASCVALSLFYILQTYTLMRYPAQLSLTTWISAVGAVQTTVFTATIVRDPGLWRLGFNIDLWTAIYGGIFGSGLIIYIQLWCNKEKGPVFVTVFSPLSTILVAVISFFILSEKLYIGSVIGAVVVIVGTYLFLWGKEEQKPKANKAQLPMTVHRQILT, encoded by the exons ATGGGGGGAGTTTTAGAAAGATTTAAGCCACATATTCTGATGGGTTTAGTACAAGTTGGGTATACCATATTGTTCTTAATCACCGGAGCAGCTTTCAAACatgggatgaatccccatgtttACATCACCTACAGGCAAATCATTTGCACTTTAGTCATGTTCCCTTTTGCCTACGTTCTTGAAAG GGATGTGAGACCAAAGTTGACCGCAAAAATGTTTGGTGAAATCTTCCTACTTGCTCTTCTTGG GGTTGGATTGGCCTTGAACTTATTCTTCGCCAGCTTGACGTACACTTCTCCGACCTTTGTCACGGCTATGTTGAATTCTGTTGCATCACTAACCTTTGTCTTGGCACTACTACTAAG GTTGGAGACTGTTGCCTTGAGACAGCCTAAAGGACTTGCAAAGGTTTTCGGAACGCTAATTTCCTTATCTGGTATCATGTTGATGGCATTCTACAAGGGATCAATCATACCGAACGTTAGCCAGCCTCTGGTCCACATTCAGCCGAAAGCATTCATACAACAGAACTGGCTCAAAGGTTCTCCCATCACCATTGCCAGCTGCGTGGCGTTGTCCCTTTTCTATATCCTTCAG ACATACACTCTGATGAGGTATCCGGCGCAACTGTCACTTACAACCTGGATAAGTGCAGTAGGAGCAGTCCAGACAACCGTGTTCACGGCTACTATAGTGCGTGACCCAGGTTTGTGGAGACTCGGATTCAACATCGATCTCTGGACTGCAATCTACGGG ggtattttcgggtcgggtctaaTAATATATATACAACTCTGGTGCAACAAAGAAAAGGGACCGGTATTCGTGACTGTGTTCAGTCCACTATCAACAATTCTAGTTGCAGTTATATCGTTTTTCATCCTCTCTGAAAAGCTCTACATTGGCAG CGTAATAGGGGCGGTGGTTGTTATTGTTGGCACATACCTCTTCCTTTGGGGTAAGGAAGAACAGAAGCCAAAAGCCAACAAGGCGCAGCTGCCGATGACTGTTCATCGACAGATTTTGACCTGA
- the LOC141609514 gene encoding transcription factor bHLH34-like — MMGSFDDNFLDEILDCNFINDVISPDFSLIHGSGNYIDFSQEYPKQQCPKQSYSIGMDFSQTGSAGDEREFEKQCLKRKRIDTCSNLKTKACRERERRELLNTSFSALSSILEPGRAAKTDKLAIVNDAIRVVKQLRTEAEEYREENKKLESEIQSLKAEKNELREEKLALKSEKEKMELQLKTMPVVPSPGLIPSYHVGASKMELYPSYGMYPMWHYLPPSTRDTSHDHELRPPAA, encoded by the exons ATGATGGGTTCTTTTGATGATAATTTTTTGGATGAAATTTTGGATTGCAATTTTATCAATGATGTTATTTCTCCAGATTTCTCCCTAATTCATGG TTCGGGTAACTATATCGACTTCTCACAAGAATATCCGAAGCAGCAATGTCCCAAACAAAG TTACAGCATTGGTATGGACTTTTCTCAGACCGGTAGTGCAGGAGATGAGCGCGAATTCGAAAAACAATGCCTCAAAAG GAAACGTATAGATACTTGCAGCAATCTGAAAACTAAAGCCTGTCGTGAAAGGGAACGCCGCGAATTATTGAACACAAG CTTTTCAGCATTGAGCTCCATCTTGGAACCCGGGAGAGCTGCCAAAACCGACAAATTGGCTATAGTGAATGATGCTATTAGAGTTGTTAAGCAGCTGCGAACTGAAGCTGAAGAATACAGGGAGGAGAATAAAAAGTTAGAGTCGGAAATTCAGAGTTTAAAG GCTGAGAAAAATGAACTGCGTGAGGAGAAACTAGCACTGAAATCGGAAAAGGAAAAGATGGAGCTACAATTGAAGACTATGCCTGTTGTTCCGAGTCCTGGATTAATTCCTTCTTATCATGTAGGAGCAAGTAAGATGGAACTTTACCCTAGTTACGGTATGTATCCTATGTGGCATTATTTACCACCGTCTACCCGAGACACTTCTCATGATCATGAGCTCAGGCCGCCTGCTGCTTAA